The Kogia breviceps isolate mKogBre1 chromosome 4, mKogBre1 haplotype 1, whole genome shotgun sequence genome window below encodes:
- the PDLIM7 gene encoding PDZ and LIM domain protein 7 isoform X1, protein MDSFKVVLEGPAPWGFRLQGGKDFNVPLSISRLTPGGKAAQAGVAVGDWVLSIDGENAGGLTHIEAQNKIRACGERLSLGLSRAQPPQSKPQKALAPAADPPRYTFAPSASLNKTARPFGARQPVDSAPQQNGQPLRPLVPDASKQRLMEDTEDWRPRPGTGQSRSFRILAHLTGTEFMQDPDEEHLKKSSQVPRTEAPAPASATPQEPWPGPTTPSPTSRPPWAVDPAFAERYAPDKTSTVLTRHTQPATPTPMQNRTSIVQAAAGGGPGGGGGSNGKTPVCHQCHKVIRGRYLVALGHAYHPEEFVCSQCGKVLEEGGFFEEKGAIFCPPCYDVRYAPSCAKCKKKITGEIMHALKMTWHVHCFTCAACKTPIRNRAFYMEEGAPYCERDYEKMFGTKCRGCDFKIDAGDRFLEALGFSWHDTCFVCAICQINLEGKTFYSKKDKPLCKSHAFSHV, encoded by the exons ATGGATTCCTTCAAGGTGGTGCTAGAGGGGCCAGCACCTTGGGGCTTCCGCCTGCAGGGGGGCAAGGACTTCAATGTGCCCCTCTCCATCTCCCGG CTCACTCCTGGAGGTAAAGCTGCGCAGGCCGGCGTGGCCGTGGGCGACTGGGTGCTGAGTATTGATGGCGAGAATGCGGGGGGCCTCACACACATCGAAGCCCAGAACAAGATCCGTGCCTGCGGGGAACGCCTCAGCCTGGGTCTCAGCAG gGCCCAGCCGCCTCAGAGCAAACCGCAGAAG GCCCTGGCCCCCGCCGCGGACCCCCCGCGGTACACCTTTGCACCCAGCGCCTCCCTCAACAAGACGGCCCGGCCCTTCGGGGCCCGCCAGCCCGTTGACAGCGCCCCGCAGCAGAATGG ACAGCCGCTCCGACCGCTGGTCCCAGACGCCAGCAAGCAGCGGCTGATGGAGGACACGGAGGACTGGCGGCCAAGGCCTGGGACTGGCCAGTCCCGTTCCTTCCGCATTCTCGCCCACCTCACGGGTACCGAGTTCA TGCAAGACCCGGATGAGGAGCATCTGAAGAAATCAAG CCAGGTGCCCAGGACAgaagccccagccccagcttcaGCTACACCTCAGGAACCCTGGCCTG GCCctaccacccccagccccaccagccGCCCGCCCTGGGCTGTGGACCCTGCGTTCGCTGAGCGCTACGCCCCGGACAAGACCAGCACGGTGCTGACCCGGCACACCCAGCCAGCCACACCCACGCCCATGCAGAACCGCACCTCCATTGTGCAGGCTGCCGCTGGAGGGGGCCCTGGAGGCGGCGGTGGCAGCAATGGCAAGACTCCCGTGTGCCACCAGTGCCACAAGGTCATCCG GGGCCGCTACCTGGTGGCGCTGGGCCACGCGTACCACCCTGAGGAGTTTGTGTGCAGTCAGTGTGGGAAGGTCCTGGAAGAGGGTGGCTTCTTCGAGGAAAAGGGCGCCATCTTCTGCCCGCCCTGCTATGACGTGCGCTATGCACCCAGCTGTGCCAAATGCAAGAAGAAGATCACTGGC GAGATCATGCACGCCCTGAAGATGACCTGGCATGTGCATTGCTTCACCTGTGCGGCCTGCAAGACACCCATTCGGAACAGGGCCTTCTATATGGAGGAGGGGGCCCCCTACTGCGAGCGAG ACTATGAGAAGATGTTTGGCACAAAATGCCGAGGCTGTGACTTCAAGATCGATGCCGGGGACCGCTTCCTGGAGGCGCTGGGCTTCAGCTGGCACGATACGTGCTTCGTGTGCGCG ATATGTCAGATCAACCTGGAAGGAAAGACTTTCTACTCCAAGAAGGACAAGCCCCTTTGCAAGAGCCACGCCTTCTCCCACGTGTGA
- the PDLIM7 gene encoding PDZ and LIM domain protein 7 isoform X2, with translation MDSFKVVLEGPAPWGFRLQGGKDFNVPLSISRLTPGGKAAQAGVAVGDWVLSIDGENAGGLTHIEAQNKIRACGERLSLGLSRAQPPQSKPQKVQTPDKQPLRPLVPDASKQRLMEDTEDWRPRPGTGQSRSFRILAHLTGTEFMQDPDEEHLKKSSQVPRTEAPAPASATPQEPWPGPTTPSPTSRPPWAVDPAFAERYAPDKTSTVLTRHTQPATPTPMQNRTSIVQAAAGGGPGGGGGSNGKTPVCHQCHKVIRGRYLVALGHAYHPEEFVCSQCGKVLEEGGFFEEKGAIFCPPCYDVRYAPSCAKCKKKITGEIMHALKMTWHVHCFTCAACKTPIRNRAFYMEEGAPYCERDYEKMFGTKCRGCDFKIDAGDRFLEALGFSWHDTCFVCAICQINLEGKTFYSKKDKPLCKSHAFSHV, from the exons ATGGATTCCTTCAAGGTGGTGCTAGAGGGGCCAGCACCTTGGGGCTTCCGCCTGCAGGGGGGCAAGGACTTCAATGTGCCCCTCTCCATCTCCCGG CTCACTCCTGGAGGTAAAGCTGCGCAGGCCGGCGTGGCCGTGGGCGACTGGGTGCTGAGTATTGATGGCGAGAATGCGGGGGGCCTCACACACATCGAAGCCCAGAACAAGATCCGTGCCTGCGGGGAACGCCTCAGCCTGGGTCTCAGCAG gGCCCAGCCGCCTCAGAGCAAACCGCAGAAG GTGCAGACCCCTGACAA ACAGCCGCTCCGACCGCTGGTCCCAGACGCCAGCAAGCAGCGGCTGATGGAGGACACGGAGGACTGGCGGCCAAGGCCTGGGACTGGCCAGTCCCGTTCCTTCCGCATTCTCGCCCACCTCACGGGTACCGAGTTCA TGCAAGACCCGGATGAGGAGCATCTGAAGAAATCAAG CCAGGTGCCCAGGACAgaagccccagccccagcttcaGCTACACCTCAGGAACCCTGGCCTG GCCctaccacccccagccccaccagccGCCCGCCCTGGGCTGTGGACCCTGCGTTCGCTGAGCGCTACGCCCCGGACAAGACCAGCACGGTGCTGACCCGGCACACCCAGCCAGCCACACCCACGCCCATGCAGAACCGCACCTCCATTGTGCAGGCTGCCGCTGGAGGGGGCCCTGGAGGCGGCGGTGGCAGCAATGGCAAGACTCCCGTGTGCCACCAGTGCCACAAGGTCATCCG GGGCCGCTACCTGGTGGCGCTGGGCCACGCGTACCACCCTGAGGAGTTTGTGTGCAGTCAGTGTGGGAAGGTCCTGGAAGAGGGTGGCTTCTTCGAGGAAAAGGGCGCCATCTTCTGCCCGCCCTGCTATGACGTGCGCTATGCACCCAGCTGTGCCAAATGCAAGAAGAAGATCACTGGC GAGATCATGCACGCCCTGAAGATGACCTGGCATGTGCATTGCTTCACCTGTGCGGCCTGCAAGACACCCATTCGGAACAGGGCCTTCTATATGGAGGAGGGGGCCCCCTACTGCGAGCGAG ACTATGAGAAGATGTTTGGCACAAAATGCCGAGGCTGTGACTTCAAGATCGATGCCGGGGACCGCTTCCTGGAGGCGCTGGGCTTCAGCTGGCACGATACGTGCTTCGTGTGCGCG ATATGTCAGATCAACCTGGAAGGAAAGACTTTCTACTCCAAGAAGGACAAGCCCCTTTGCAAGAGCCACGCCTTCTCCCACGTGTGA
- the PDLIM7 gene encoding PDZ and LIM domain protein 7 isoform X3, producing MDSFKVVLEGPAPWGFRLQGGKDFNVPLSISRLTPGGKAAQAGVAVGDWVLSIDGENAGGLTHIEAQNKIRACGERLSLGLSRAQPPQSKPQKALAPAADPPRYTFAPSASLNKTARPFGARQPVDSAPQQNGQPLRPLVPDASKQRLMEDTEDWRPRPGTGQSRSFRILAHLTGTEFMQDPDEEHLKKSREKYVLELQSPRYTRLRDWHHQRSAHVLNVQS from the exons ATGGATTCCTTCAAGGTGGTGCTAGAGGGGCCAGCACCTTGGGGCTTCCGCCTGCAGGGGGGCAAGGACTTCAATGTGCCCCTCTCCATCTCCCGG CTCACTCCTGGAGGTAAAGCTGCGCAGGCCGGCGTGGCCGTGGGCGACTGGGTGCTGAGTATTGATGGCGAGAATGCGGGGGGCCTCACACACATCGAAGCCCAGAACAAGATCCGTGCCTGCGGGGAACGCCTCAGCCTGGGTCTCAGCAG gGCCCAGCCGCCTCAGAGCAAACCGCAGAAG GCCCTGGCCCCCGCCGCGGACCCCCCGCGGTACACCTTTGCACCCAGCGCCTCCCTCAACAAGACGGCCCGGCCCTTCGGGGCCCGCCAGCCCGTTGACAGCGCCCCGCAGCAGAATGG ACAGCCGCTCCGACCGCTGGTCCCAGACGCCAGCAAGCAGCGGCTGATGGAGGACACGGAGGACTGGCGGCCAAGGCCTGGGACTGGCCAGTCCCGTTCCTTCCGCATTCTCGCCCACCTCACGGGTACCGAGTTCA TGCAAGACCCGGATGAGGAGCATCTGAAGAAATCAAG GGAAAAGTATGTCCTGGAGCTGCAGAGCCCACGCTACACCCGCCTCCGGGACTGGCACCACCAGCGCTCTGCCCACGTGCTCAACGTGCAGTCGTAG